In one window of Henckelia pumila isolate YLH828 chromosome 1, ASM3356847v2, whole genome shotgun sequence DNA:
- the LOC140873148 gene encoding transcriptional activator hap3-like — protein MANVTRIMRSVLPENAKIADDAKETVQECVSEFIDYITREANTTCHRDHRKTITPEDVLFAMETTKFHNYAETLTQFLRRHREEDPAHNFMRGSPLIWPNVIGSVQNEDQVAQQGVDPETQNGPSAPMGDFDEGPSMNAGFDFPLEFDVYQPFK, from the coding sequence ATGGCCAACGTAACCAGAATCATGCGCAGCGTGCTACCAGAGAACGCCAAGATCGCGGACGACGCGAAAGAGACGGTTCAAGAATGTGTGTCGGAGTTCATCGACTACATCACTCGAGAAGCCAACACCACATGCCATCGAGACCACCGGAAGACGATCACTCCCGAGGACGTGCTTTTCGCCATGGAGACAACCAAGTTCCATAACTACGCAGAAACTCTGACTCAGTTCTTGCGGAGGCACAGGGAGGAAGACCCGGCGCACAACTTCATGCGTGGAAGTCCTTTGATTTGGCCCAATGTCATCGGATCTGTGCAGAATGAAGACCAAGTGGCCCAACAAGGGGTGGATCCTGAGACTCAGAATGGGCCGTCTGCTCCAATGGGTGACTTTGATGAAGGCCCATCCATGAATGCTGGTTTTGATTTTCCATTGGAGTTTGATGTCTACCAACCGTTTAAATAA